Part of the Ptiloglossa arizonensis isolate GNS036 chromosome 7, iyPtiAriz1_principal, whole genome shotgun sequence genome, TAAAAGGAATTTAATGGAATGAGcactgaaatataaatataggaTATACAAcataaaaatactaaaaatataaactttctaCTAATTCAGGTTTCGGACAACGTATTACATTATGCTGTGTCGCATGGTGTTCGTCGAAACATTCTAAACACATTTGAGGTGATTTCGAACAATTGGAACAATAGGTCGcggttttttttacatttttcctggCATCTCTTGCTATATAAAAATTGTCGACAAACAAAGTTCATCATCCTTCGTTTATCAATTTATCTGCTACATTTCGGCGCTCCGACGCTCTCCGCCCCAAAgttgagaaactcgaccgaatcgcGGTGGGCGACGAACGTGTTAAAAAACGTATCTGAAAGAATTTTCCTCGCCGAGGAATTGGTCAacacggtgaatatttgtttcgaTAATGGTCTCGTTCGTGAGAAAACACTTTCACGTGTGAAAgtgaaacgaaatattaacGTCCATCGCACCGATGCATAATCAGAGGTACAAAAGCGGTCTCAGTTCGCGTGAAAGGGACTAACACTAGATCGGAACAAGTTCTATCCCTTCGATTGTGCACAGTGTTCCGTGCGAAGTGTTTCGAGTTGTTTTTTCCACAACTATTAGAAATAACGCTGAaacgttcatttttcatttttctatatACATATCCGAGTTCGAAAAACGTTTAATACCGTGGAATTTAGCAAGAATTGTTCAAGCGTAAACACGATTGAATAAAACCTGACCGCGCCACTACGCACGCATAACGGAGTAGCAGCCTCTTTGTAAGCACCACAGTTTCATGCGCACCTCTCGTCACGCATCTCGTACGTTTAGGAAAGAGATTCCTTTCCGTAGCGGCGATTGTGCATCTGTGTAGTGCGGCCAGGTTTGTTTCAAACCAAGTGCTCAAACATATGTGCAGCATTCCATTTAAAATACCGAAGTAGGCTTCATCCTGCTTcttacataaatataaaatggGCTCTTAGGTATCAATCGGATATGTTGTGTTTGTGAAAGTGTGCTCAATGTTGAGCATAAGAACGAGTGTTCTCGTATAAAATATTCCGTATTTTCCAATAATATTCGCTTTTCTATGCATTTCTTTCTCAACACATGATCATAgttttataataaatagatATCGCTTGTATAAAGTTGAACGATCTCAGTAtgacaatttctttttaatgcTATTTAAAACATTTAGTAAATCACGTTTcttgataatttaaaaatagagacgaaagaaatattgtatatttaacgTAATAATATTTGTGTACAGTGCAATCTTTTAATTACTTTGAGCGTTGTGCTCTTTTGGAACTACTTCGTTCCTAAAAGCAAcacttgtaatattttttttaaattacgaagATCTATTATCAATCGGTGGCATATTAATATAAAGTGTAATTGTAAGATAAACGCGCAATGTAAAAGTGTCTTCGTACTTTGTGACTGAATTATACGCATTTTGTACTTTTTAAGGAacacaattttgtaataaaagcTTAACAAACACAACCGCGCAAATTTTTATATCTGATAAATCCAAGTTCGAAAAATCATTCAGCAAAACACATCTGGTTGGAAATAGCAGAGTACACACGTACGTAAATGCTACTACTACACTATTATAACGTGAAAGGAGACGCGCTTCGTACAATTgtatttaattgtaattaacAGAACACGCGTTGAACATTTGAAAGGAACGCGTGTTCTTCGAATATCGCGCCTCgatggaataattataaattacagcAAATTTAGTGTTGCATGTGTCAAACGTACTAATTTGACAGAACTGAACCAGATGCTGAGAAATAGGCATAACACGAATCAGTTGGTCGAAAGAGTTGCAATTGACAGACATGTGATGCACTATTTGATCCACAAGGAATAATATACAAGAATATTTAATTGCTCTTGAGCTATTGCTTTTTTGTAACTTTTACGACGAACATTGAACGTCATGTGACATTTTTTATGGCCTATAATAAACCGATTGAAAAACCTCGGACCAATAATTGATTGAAGTGCTATTGTTTGTTCAGTTTGTGGATTTCTCATACGATGGACGTATAAACGTTGAATTAAATATCATATATTGAAATAGATGTTTGTACAgtaaattgataaatatttagattgttcaataattgcaaaaatgtttttaaGGCTAAAagagtgaaaaattaaattgtatatattgTTTTACAGGCATGATACACTGATCGAAGATGAGGATTATGTCATGTTATTTCCGAcgttttataataataacattATTTATCACACTGCTCTACTGCATTGTACAAGTTTTCCGATCAGAATTAGGCTTTACAGACAATGATCTATTAAATTTAGATAAATTGTACGCAATCTTATAATTATGTTATAGTTTAAGATGTTATCGCTTTTCTTACAATAATTCTTGCCATTtcagaacacacatatctcagTTAATTAAGGAAAAAACTTACATTGGGTACGTAGTTTCCTTTCTTAATCTAAGAAAttcaaaatgtacaatttcATGTATAttgaaaatgtgaaatattaaaaagattTGTGTTTCTAGAGAAGGAGTTGTAGCTTGCAAGCTGCCTCAGTTAAATGTTTCTGATCCAGAGATTACCAAATTCTTACACGATGTTCCTCCCTTATTGTGCACACCCGAAGATTGGATTATACTTTGCGGCTCGAGACTTGTTATTAGTAATAAAGCAAAGAAAAAATATGGCTCAATATCTTGTTCTTTTAGTGGTAAATTGTGTGAAACTTGTAATAATGTATCACAGCATTTATTCTTGTTACATCTAcctaatttaatttttctttatagaAATCCTTAGAGATAATGACTATACTGTATCATTTATGACTCCAATTGAATCCAATGATTCTTATACTCTCAGACACAGTGATTTTGTTAATGTTAAATGTGAATCAAAAAATGGTAAAGAGTAAGTAGAGTCCTCCAAAAATATTTAAGTTATCATTTCTATGAAATTCTAGACATTAAtatgaataataatttcttagATGGCACAGTATTATGGCTGGAGTAAAGGATGATCCTCAggtgagagaaaaaaataaatgggAAAATGTTCCAAGCAATGCTCTTAAACTAAATGTACTCATGTTTGGTTTTGATTCTCTATCTCGAAATACATTCATACGCAAATTGCCAAAGACATATCAATACTTAAAAGAATATTTAGGTGCTTTAATTTTAGAAGGATATAATATAGTAGGTGATGGGACACCACAAGCACtcattcctattctaactggaAAAATTGAACTTGAATTACCAGATACTAGAAAACGTATGGGACAAAAAGCAAATTATGTTGATGTATATCCAATAATATGGAACCAGTATAAAAAAAATGGATATATAACAGGATTCATGGAAGATGTACATTATATTGGAACCTTTACGTATCGTCTAAAAGGTTTTAAAAAACAACCAACTGATCATTACATGAGAACATTCTACTTAGCTGCAACCCCatactttaaatattacaataagTTTTGTATTGGAAGTATTCCGAGACATATGGTATGACTAAATTTtggttaataatatttatataataggaCATGCATTTCTAAGATACATGTATTCATTTTTTGAATCatatatcattattatttttataggtgatgttaaattatattaaggaaatttttaatgtttataaACATCAACCAAAATTCTTATTTGGATTTCACGGAGAACTTTCACATGATTCCTATAATGATATCGGAGTGCTTGATGAAGACTTACAAAATTGGATAAGAGACTTACATGAATTTGGTCATTTAAATAAcacaatattaatattgatgAGTGATCATGGCCACAGGTTTGTGTTCAAGTAACATCTGGAATCAAATCTTTGTACAAACTTAAGCATAAACCACAAATTAATAcgacaaatttcattttaaagatTTGCAGAAATTCGTAATACTCTTCAAGGTAAACAGGAGGAGAGACTGCCATTCTTTTCCTTTGTGTTTCCTCCTTGGTTTAAAAAAGTTTACCCACAAGCACATGCAAACTTTGTACACAATACGCAATATTTATCAACACCATTTGATGTGCACAAAACATTAGAAAGCATATTGAATTTTGAACCTCCAAAAGATGGAGATCGACACCAAAGAGCAATTAGTTTATTTGATAAGGTAAGTGtatatgtaattattttcaaaagagTAATTAAAATCTGTAAAAAATCCttactaattaaaaaaaaactaaactACTTTCTATTAAAGTATGTAAAATATTCCATAAAAAAATAGTATATGAACAAATAACAAAATaacataaattaaatttcaaaattatatagattttatttgtttatttatattaatattatgtaGTTATCGATAAAGGACATGATTATACAGAGAGACAAATAATCATATTGCAAAATAATACAGGTACCATTAGAGAGAACATGTGCAGATGCATTTATAGAACCACATTGGTGTGCTTGCCTTAGTTGGCAAGAAATCCCAATTGAAAATGCTAATGTAATTGCTGCagctaaatattttattcagttTCTTAATGCTTATACAGAAGACCATCGTGACATATGTAAAGAGTtacaattaaaagaaatattatgggCTGCTAAACTCATACCTAATAAAGGTATCATGAATACTCCTACCTTTCTAATTCAGTATATAATTTATGCATATTTGAGACTAAAAGATAGTTTACTGAATTatagatttattaaaatttcaaaaatctgGAGATCGAGATGGCTTCATAGGAGACTTCAGTGCAAAAACAAAACTGATAAGTGAAATTtatcaattgaaaataaaaacagaaCCGGGAGATGGATTATTTGAAGTAAGCATTACTTATGACATCAAGAAGAATACTTATTCAACTAAAGTAAGTTTATTATTAAAGATTTTCTAATAATATGATGCAATTATCAAGGTAGATGTTTACAAAAACACACACAGTAAGTGCAAAAGTTTATAAAATCTGTTAAATTTTAGATTTCAGATGTCAATAGAATTAACATGTATGGATCTCAAGCAAGATGTGTAGAAAAttctttattcgatttacgaaaatattgttattgtaaggattaaataagaaataattaattgGTGTATTTAAGTTAATACGTAAAATATCTGACAAAAATTAAGATACtccaatttaaaaatttataagaaTTTGTAAAGTAGATTGTATATGTGTTATCTCTGTTTAAAATGTTGAGTTGAATAATTTATAGGATAAAGTGAAACAATATAGTAGTTTATTTAGATTTATATATGACATAAATTAAATAACTAATTTCCCATTtgtaatagaaatataattttttttttttggtaatctgcccaaatattaaaaagaaagaattatatAACTTTTATATTTATGCACCTTAGTACAGTGTATACAGTATAGTGTAcagaaaagtgaagtaatatttatcataaaactaatcttaaaaaatatttataaagtataagAAAAGCTACTTAATAAAGTATAAGAAAAGCTACTTAATAAAGTATAAGAAAAGCTACTTAATAAAGTATAAGAAAAGCTACTTATTAAGCATAAAAGTGCTTATTTATATTAGTGCCAATTAACAATTTTATCATGCCAAAATATTATGGATTAAATGAACATAATGTCGTTTTTTGCTCATTATTTAATAGTTTTTACACACTTTGTGTGTAATATTTGGTAATTATATTACTATTATATTAGTATTACTAAATCTTacaattttcgttttcttctaattaaatttaaaattattaattagaaGTATATCTTCAATAgtatataatgtaaataaaGCACAATCTACTACAATTAATTCATAATTGTACTATTTCATTGTTTACATAATAAATCCattttattgaacaatttagtGTATGATATGTAAAGTTCTTTTGTACTTATCATGAGAGTACATATTCTCCAAATTGATGAACGAATGTTGTAATTTCATGAGCAGAGCCATCCACCAATAGAAACCCCATATTTTGTATGTGAGATGTATCATATGGAAAATATTCTTGGCCTTTATAGTCTTTAGCTGTTACTTGCAGAACTAATGTACTAACTGATAAATCTGAATCTTTTCCCTTCTGTACTCTAAAATAATTAAACCTTAggtatacaatttattattaaatgtaaatTATTGTGGCAAAAGTATTATACAACCTTATTAAATCTTTATAAATAGCTTTGGTAGTATTTAAGTATGGATGCAAAGTATCTTCATATTGACAAAGTACTCCTCCAAGAACAAGCAtttgaaaaatacgaaatataAATTCCTCCCGTTCatcttttaaatataaattgtattcCGGGCATTCGTTGTCCAATAACATctataaatataaaagtatGAATGAATCTATACATTGAAAGATTGACTATATAGAATGAAAATTCATACTCCTCTAAGATTATCAGAAATTAGAAAACCATCCACTTCCATATCATATCTTTTACAAATAGTTTCAGACTTGTGTACAATTCCATTTTTAggatcttttattttattaaaaaaggaCATGCTCAAAACAGAACAAGGCACAGGTTTTATATCTATATGTGACACTGCTATACCTATTAATTATAAAGAAAACTAATAATATAAGATCATGTTACATAAGGTATATACATGTACTCATTACCTTGTTTTGCCCAGCATTTTCCTTGTTTTGTTAATAGTTCTTTTGTAACTGTACTGTCTTTAAAAAATgcctataaataattaaaatatagataaaACAGTTCACATTATATCACTAAAGTATATaatgtttttataaaatataatttagtcACAGAATCTTCAGAATTATAAAATATGCAATAGTTAACTAACTTCTGCTAAGTGATACTTATGA contains:
- the LOC143149262 gene encoding cilia- and flagella-associated protein 300; this encodes MEVEPKYTFVPLAQKNYVGIGNKTTQEFLSKWGINGNFIIQNFSFNEPYQQYHKYHLAEAFFKDSTVTKELLTKQGKCWAKQGIAVSHIDIKPVPCSVLSMSFFNKIKDPKNGIVHKSETICKRYDMEVDGFLISDNLRGMLLDNECPEYNLYLKDEREEFIFRIFQMLVLGGVLCQYEDTLHPYLNTTKAIYKDLIRVQKGKDSDLSVSTLVLQVTAKDYKGQEYFPYDTSHIQNMGFLLVDGSAHEITTFVHQFGEYVLS
- the LOC143149678 gene encoding uncharacterized protein LOC143149678, which codes for MFVQHDTLIEDEDYVMLFPTFYNNNIIYHTALLHCTSFPIRISLRCYRFSYNNSCHFRTHISQLIKEKTYIGEGVVACKLPQLNVSDPEITKFLHDVPPLLCTPEDWIILCGSRLVISNKAKKKYGSISCSFSEILRDNDYTVSFMTPIESNDSYTLRHSDFVNVKCESKNGKEWHSIMAGVKDDPQVREKNKWENVPSNALKLNVLMFGFDSLSRNTFIRKLPKTYQYLKEYLGALILEGYNIVGDGTPQALIPILTGKIELELPDTRKRMGQKANYVDVYPIIWNQYKKNGYITGFMEDVHYIGTFTYRLKGFKKQPTDHYMRTFYLAATPYFKYYNKFCIGSIPRHMEIFNVYKHQPKFLFGFHGELSHDSYNDIGVLDEDLQNWIRDLHEFGHLNNTILILMSDHGHRFVFKFAEIRNTLQGKQEERLPFFSFVFPPWFKKVYPQAHANFVHNTQYLSTPFDVHKTLESILNFEPPKDGDRHQRAISLFDKVPLERTCADAFIEPHWCACLSWQEIPIENANVIAAAKYFIQFLNAYTEDHRDICKELQLKEILWAAKLIPNKDLLKFQKSGDRDGFIGDFSAKTKLISEIYQLKIKTEPGDGLFEVSITYDIKKNTYSTKVDVYKNTHNVNRINMYGSQARCDKVKQYSSLFRFIYDIN